Proteins found in one Leguminivora glycinivorella isolate SPB_JAAS2020 chromosome 4, LegGlyc_1.1, whole genome shotgun sequence genomic segment:
- the LOC125225045 gene encoding carboxypeptidase N subunit 2-like, whose protein sequence is MRLPLPILLTLGVAAAFNGDSFELECPDECDCHYFRINWVTDCSESNLTEIPYDELSMSVYILDLNENNITDLKPFPKDIKMRRLQIANNKLKRITREAFSGLDYLIDVDLSGNNISYIDPEAFLDSRGLLNVELQDNPLAPVEGPFLASSTLQFLDLSSCKLARINPQFFDNITALTSLDLSYNPLNTLDAGIFDVLTSLDTLKLNNCNLTSVAENVFSNLVNLKYLELAGNILTNTDFTELLGSLTRLEYLNLRNAGLTSLSEDTFSNCTNLVTLILADNELRDLDVAATLGSSVDHLELLDLSHCKIIGPISGDAFANATRLKSLYLSGNPLFAPDLEEALAPLPRLERLFLSNCGLRRLPYNFNVFDNLVELDISHNPLVNVFAKLLAPLEKLEYLNMGYSNLSYIAPDSFSNLTAMKRLVLSGNDLMSLEAGLFGNLTQLTTIELEFCGLKRPLNANAFFKNLTYMDLREIRLGGNPLVIPASGPLFPKSLAHVTVLDLSNCNITSLNVDSFKNSDNITDLNLAGNRISSTEGSLLFLDRLQQLEKINLSNNNLTTIDPEVFVNNPKLHSLNLIGNPFICDCKIAEMWDWANMIKGDLNVLIGAKSAEKDIVVKGNKKKKHLYCKYNETQLRNMSFPTNRTVPGRRPFLKPQKLTYANRTWAKYVRESGCEPVVKILRPVALVGEAFHKNGYVSTGVIVLAVMAVCLGFATLLMTMRLFRRKNNTEVGTETNRKQR, encoded by the exons ATGCGCCTCCCGCTCCCGATCTTGCTGACCCTGGGCGTAGCCGCCGCCTTCAACGGCGACAGCTTCGAGCTGGAATGCCCTGACGAGTGCGACTGCCACTACTTCCGTATCAACTGGGTCACAGACTGTTCCGAGAGCAACTTGACAGAAATCCCTTACGATGAACTCAGCATGAGCGTCTACATCCTAGACTTGAATGAAAACAATATCACAGATTTAAAGCCCTTTCCAAAGGATATCAAGATGAGGAGACTACAGATAGCCAATAACAAGCTGAAGAGGATTACGAGAGAAGCGTTTTCGGGATTGGATTATCTGATCGATGTGGATTTGTCCGGGAATAATATCAGCTATATTGATCCTGAGGCGTTTTT GGACTCCCGCGGGCTGCTGAACGTGGAGCTGCAGGACAACCCGCTGGCGCCCGTCGAGGGCCCCTTCCTCGCCTCCAGTACGCTGCAGTTCCTCGACCTCAGCTCCTGCAAGCTCGCCCGCATCAACCCGCAGTTCTTCGACAACATCACAGCCCTCACCAGCCTCGACTTGTCCTACAACCCCTTGAACACTCTCGACGCCGGCATCTTCGATGTCCTCACAAGCTTGGACACCCTAAAATTAAACAACTGCAATCTTACTTCAGTCGCCGAAAACGTCTTCTCGAATCTCGTTAATCTGAAATACTTAGAGCTAGCCGGAAACATTCTAACCAACACAGACTTCACGGAACTTTTGGGCTCCTTGACGAGATTAGAGTATTTGAATTTACGAAATGCGGGCTTGACTTCGCTGTCTGAAGACACGTTCTCCAATTGCACAAACCTGGTCACACTCATTTTGGCCGACAACGAGCTACGTGACCTGGATGTTGCGGCCACGCTGGGCAGCAGCGTCGATCATTTGGAATTGTTAGACTTGTCGCACTGCAAAATAATAGGGCCGATATCTGGAGACGCTTTCGCTAATGCGACTAGACTGAAGAGTCTATATCTTTCTGGAAATCCCCTGTTTGCGCCAGATTTGGAAGAAGCTTTGGCACCCCTGCCTAGGTTAGAAAGATTGTTCTTGAGTAACTGTGGATTGCGTCGCCTTCCGTACAACTTTAACGTATTCGACAATCTAGTGGAATTGGACATTTCACACAACCCCCTTGTCAACGTGTTTGCTAAACTACTCGCACCGCTCGAAAAGCTGGAATATCTGAACATGGGTTACAGCAACTTGTCCTACATTGCCCCCGATTCGTTTTCAAATCTGACTGCAATGAAGCGACTAGTACTATCAGGCAACGACCTCATGTCTTTGGAAGCCGGACTGTTCGGTAATCTCACGCAGTTAACCACAATCGAATTGGAATTCTGCGGTCTGAAACGACCGCTGAATGCTAACGCTTTCTTTAAAAACCTCACGTACATGGACTTGAGAGAAATAAGGCTCGGAGGGAATCCGCTCGTGATACCGGCCTCGGGACCGCTGTTCCCGAAATCGTTGGCACACGTCACCGTCCTCGACCTAAGCAATTGCAACATCACGTCGCTCAACGTCGACTCTTTCAAGAATTCGGATAACATTACTGACTTAAATTTAGCCGGAAACCGGATCAGCTCCACGGAAGGCAGTCTGCTATTCCTTGACAGGTTACAGCAGTTGGAGAAAATAAACCTGAGCAACAACAACCTCACCACGATAGATCCGGAAGTGTTCGTCAATAACCCGAAGCTGCACTCGTTGAATTTGATCGGAAATCCGTTCATCTGCGACTGCAAGATCGCAGAGATGTGGGACTGGGCGAACATGATCAAGGGCGACCTGAACGTGCTCATCGGGGCCAAGAGCGCCGAGAAGGACATCGTCGTCAAAGGAAACAAGAAGAAGAAGCATTTGTACTGTAAGTACAACGAGACGCAGCTGCGAAACATGAGCTTCCCCACCAACAGAACCGTGCCGGGGAGGAGGCCTTTCTTGAAGCCACAGAAGCTGACCTACGCCAACCGAACCTGGGCCAAGTACGTGAGGGAGTCGGGCTGCGAGCCGGTCGTCAAGATCCTCCGGCCCGTCGCGCTGGTGGGCGAGGCGTTTCACAAGAATGGCTATGTATCAACAGGAGTGATCGTTCTGGCTGTGATGGCTGTCTGTCTCGGTTTCGCGACGCTGCTAATGACCATGAGATTGTTCAGAAGAAAAAATAACACGGAAGTGGGCACAGAAACAAATAGAAAGCAGAGATAG
- the LOC125225059 gene encoding immunoglobulin-binding protein 1b, giving the protein MSESRVDVGASTDEEPLKDVFDQAMKMFEKIQSSNEPTNSDAMQISLKAAIAKFEKATNLVSLSGMFSTNESLDELPTETLQYLLLPALLGSLSLKLCGQPRKEVIHLAEIYFRDFLQRCKDYGVTDVEVPQPADSQTPKVERVVTEQVKIANMVQSREAKIKRYKEMKELKEKLANLSKAMNSELVDDETKREYFTTMLQSYVSQALDELGSIEQEKPLLEYMEKHAGEPKPKQPRAPPLRPIIITKDAMQKAVFGAGYPSLPSMTVEEFYDKRVRDGLFPSASNIPHQTIQSTEAEDDDAEKATKEKLEEDDDEEELARKRNMDEYKDDHRRGWGNRYNRS; this is encoded by the exons ATGTCGGAATCTAGAGTGGACGTGGGCGCGTCTACGGACGAGGAGCCGTTGAAAGATGTGTTCGATCAGGCCATGAAGATGTTTGAAAAGATACAGAGCAGCAATGAACCGACAAACAGCGATGCCATGCAG ATTAGTCTAAAAGCCGCTATAGCAAAGTTTGAGAAAGCTACCAACTTGGTATCCCTGTCCGGGATGTTCAGCACCAATGAGAGCCTGGACGAGCTCCCCACAGAGACGCTGCAGTACTTGCTGCTGCCCGCGCTGCTCGGCTCGCTGAGTCTGAAGCTGTGCGGACAGCCCAGGAAAGAGGTTATACACCTCGCTGAGATTTATTTTAG AGATTTCCTGCAGCGGTGCAAGGATTATGGAGTGACAGACGTAGAGGTGCCACAGCCGGCAGACAGCCAGACTCCAAAGGTGGAGCGAGTAGTCACGGAACAAGTCAAGATTGCTAATATG GTGCAAAGCCGTGAAGCAAAAATAAAACGCTACAAAGAAATGAaagaattaaaagaaaaactagCAAATCTCTCGAAAGCCATGAACTCGGAGCTGGTGGACGATGAAACCAAGCGGGAGTACTTCACCACAATGTTGCAGAGTTACGTTAGCCAGGCGCTGGATGAATTGGGGAGCATTGAGCAGGAGAAACCGCTATTAGAGTATATGGAGAAACACGCCGGAG AGCCCAAACCGAAGCAGCCCCGAGCGCCTCCACTGCGACCGATCATCATCACTAAGGACGCCATGCAGAAGGCAGTGTTCGGCGCCGGATATCCCTCGCTGCCCTCCATGACAGTCGAGGAGTTCTATGACAAGCGAGTCAGGGATGGGCT TTTCCCATCGGCCTCGAATATCCCGCACCAGACCATACAGAGTACAGAAGCGGAGGACGATGACGCCGAAAAAGCGACAAAG GAAAAGTTGGAAGAAGACGATGACGAGGAGGAGTTGGCTCGCAAGCGGAACATGGACGAGTACAAGGACGACCACCGCCGCGGGTGGGGCAACCGGTACAACCGGAGCTAA
- the LOC125225561 gene encoding uncharacterized protein LOC125225561 gives MVSFDVTSLFTNVPVAETIELIKRMAEHDDSLTEYMKMIEFCLTSGYFVWRGEYYLQIEGVAMGSPIAPVVANLFMENFEQRALESCPHKPRLWWRYVDDVFAVVTGRDLDPLLAHLNAQHPKITFTIEKECNGALPFLDVLVQRDERGLLTHT, from the exons ATGGTGAGCTTTGATGTAACCTCCTTATTTACTAATGTACCGGTAGCGGAAACTATAGAGTTGATAAAACGAATGGCCGAACACGACGACTCTCTCACCGAGTACATGAAGATGATAGAGTTTTGCCTCACTAGTGGATATTTTGTGTGGCGGGGTGAATACTac TTACAGATAGAAGGAGTCGCAATGGGTTCTCCGATAGCTCCAGTGGTGGCTAACCTTTTTATGGAAAATTTTGAGCAGAGAGCGTTGGAGAGCTGCCCACATAAGCCTAGGCTATGGTGGCGATATGTCGACGACGTGTTTGCCGTAGTGACAGGCAGAGATCTAGACCCGTTACTTGCCCACCTGAACGCGCAGCATCCCAAGATTACGTTCACTATAGAGAAAGAGTGTAATGGGGCTCTACCTTTTCTGGATGTCTTAGTGCAGCGGGACGAACGTGGCCTTTTGACTCATACTTAA